Part of the Oreochromis aureus strain Israel breed Guangdong linkage group 20, ZZ_aureus, whole genome shotgun sequence genome, AACACAAACTATGGGAGAGAATAGACGAAAGTTGATGACTGAGTTAAGGTctgagctggttccacaggaaCAGAGCTCTGGTATAGAAACATAATCTTTACAGACCCAAGCttcaaatttattattattatggaactttaaaaatctacagCCTCTCTTTGCATTTCAGAGCACCTCTTATTTAAATTATCAACAAAGTAATTGCTCATTTGTTGAGAGCCTTTTGAAGCAGACAGTGAGCATATTTTCCTCCTCATTTTTCTCTCAAGACAAGGAGACATGTCGAGGCCCTCTTCCACCCAGACCACTCCTCAGTTCTACAGGGTCAGCGACAGAGATCTCACCGAGATCGAGCTGCATTCTGTCGATTCCATCAACGACCTCCACCGAACACACCCCGAGCACAGCCACAAAGGTAAAATCGCCCCAAACACACCATCCACACTGCAGAGACACATACAAACACTCACACTGACTCTAAATGCGATTTCAGGAATGAGGCCTCCTCGTCCGGCGTACACACCTTCGCCAAATGGGAACATTTATACCTGCGACACAACAGTGGCCAATCAAAGAGGCCACCCAGGCAGCAAATCCTGGCAGAGCCGACTGCAGGACATGCTGACGCCAAGTTCATCCCGGGCCTATGCCATGGGCTGTGCTATTATCACTTTGCTTCTGCTCACAGTGTTACTAATTTTTTACTTCTTAggtgagataaaaaaaaagaaatagaaaaaaaagaaagaaatgtgcaaacaaaagcaaacatttaTTGTCTGCTCCTCTTCCAGTCCAGCAGGGCGGTGCAATACGGATGCTGACGGAGGcagtgagagaaaaagaggcTGCGTCCACAGAGCTGTCACTGCTGATCCAAGAGCTGCACGCACTGAGGCACAACCTGACAGCCAAGAGAGTGGCAGGAGGGACGTGAGGAAGATAcgcacagaaaacaaaacaccggCAGCGTTTTCAGATTATTACCGTAGAAATATGAGATTGGAGTTTTCTGAAAACCAACTTCTAGGTTTACTAGGATTATTTGAGAAGGACttttaaataaagcttttgTTTAATGGTGGCAGTGAAGGGAAGTGGTTGATCTCACATTGCTTGAAATAATGTCAGACCATTATGTCATTGCCACTGTGTCTAAAAATGTACAAGCTGTTTTTATACTGTGCTGTCAGTCGTTTTGGGTGACTCGCTATGGGCATCACAGGAAACACATGAAGTACAAATGCTGTGGACGGCCAGAAAATTAAATGGACTTCTGATTTCATCAACTTTGCCAAGTATTTGATAGAGTGACTGCGTAC contains:
- the si:dkey-20d21.12 gene encoding uncharacterized protein si:dkey-20d21.12 produces the protein MSRPSSTQTTPQFYRVSDRDLTEIELHSVDSINDLHRTHPEHSHKGKIAPNTPSTLQRHIQTLTLTLNAISGMRPPRPAYTPSPNGNIYTCDTTVANQRGHPGSKSWQSRLQDMLTPSSSRAYAMGCAIITLLLLTVLLIFYFLVQQGGAIRMLTEAVREKEAASTELSLLIQELHALRHNLTAKRVAGGT